ccctgtattccctcacttgtactgagagagctatctcccctacccctgtattccctcacttgtactgagagctatctcccctacccctgtattccctcacttgtactgagagctatctcccctacccctgtattccctcacttgtactaagagctatctcccataaccctgtattccctcacttgtactgagagagctatctcccctacccctgtattccctcacttgtactgagagctatctcccctacccctgtattccctcacttgtactaagagctatctcccataaccctgtattccgtcacttgcTAAGAATCAATCCAACCCCTTCTATATATTTGAAAATCTTATATGCTAGACATTGGATTCATTTTTGTCTACAGCCAGTGATGCTCTGTACAGGTTACAGTACACAGCAGCCATCAGTGATTCCAAATGGGAAGTAAACGAGAAAGTTAAAAGTGATGGCGTTGAAAACACACCACGTGCCACATTCCCAAGCAATATTTAGGCCACTTACTTTCAAAACACAGCTTTGAACTGAAGTGTGTTCAGTAAAAAGTTCGATAATACACATCCATGAACTACTCTCAAAAACCTAACCAGATACATGTAGTTTACTACAATTTTTTATCTTACTGGCAATTTCCTAATACAGTTTAGAAAAACAGACTACAGACACCCAGCAGCAATACCCAGTATCTTACCGTGCAACTCTGTCGTGGCCTCCTGAAACAAAGTAGTACCCATAAGGAGAGAACTGTGTGTCCCAAACTGGGTAATTGTGCCCTTTGTAAGCCACTAAGCATGTAAATGTCTGAAGACTCCATAGCCGGATAGTGCCATCTTCAGAACTGGATAACAAGTAATTCCTGTTTGAGAATTGAAGTCATTAGCAAAATCAACAGCTAGCCAGAAACAGCACATATTGCAAATGATCCATCTATTTACAGAGGTGACAGCAGCAGATGAAAATTACAATAAACAAACCGACAATTATCAATGAAAGCTAAAGTCCAGCTTAAGGGCTATACTGCATGGGGAGTGTTTGTCGGTTAGTGTTGGATCGACAAAACACATCCTACATGTGGTTGCATGGATCAAAATATAATGCAACATAGAAATAtttgatgtgtaaactacataaaTGGCACAAGTGCCTGTCTGATGCGAACATGCTTCATCCGATGAGAAAATCTGTGCCTCAGACTTttctctcattgaaatacattgactgttggatgtaCACGTAGGTCatccgactttacattacagcctatggagatcagattttgttgcatcctacaaaatcttgtgctattGCATGACTaggtcagataaaatctgaccaaactctcccatggagtttagccctattGCTTACAGCCAATTAAGGCCCTTCCAGGGCATTTTATGGTTACACGTCTGAGACAtcttaatttaaatataattctgCCCCACAAACAGGTAGTGTATCAAGACAGACAAAGTTGGACAATACAAAGAGGCCCTTAAATATCAAACCTGTCTGGACTGAAGCTAGTAGCATAAACAGGACCactgtgaccatataaaacctTCATCTCGCTTGAGGACTTTTCATCCATGATTCTTTCTAAAACATCATCTGACTCTTTGTCTATGATGCTcagatctgcaaaaaaaaaaaaaaaaaaatgctcaggaAAGACTGTGACAACCTCACAGCACTTAAAATAAGGATGCATTACATCCAGGATTAAGATGGCATTGAAACCCTTGAAGTCATGACATTTTAAAAAGTCTGGACAACTGAAAGGGACAATGCTGTGTTCACCAAAGATGGAATTTTTAGCTTTCAAATTGTGTAATGTAAATTAGGGCTCATaattacacaaacattttatGGAGGTTTTGGTCATGTAAAATAATGGATTTAGTGCATTCCAAGTTATAAATAACCTGAGCTAACGTAAAACAAAAATAGTTTTAGTTCAGTTAGTTAACTCTTATTTCAGTTTTTTGAATCAAAACCTTCATACTTTTTTTCCAGAACTATCTTTAACTTCTAATTTCCCAAGTTCTTAAGTAATACTATTTACAAGATGCTAAATATTTATGAAAGAGCAAAATTGTTCTCCGCATATGTGTGCTGCCCCTAACCTATAGTTTGCTGACCTAAATTATAGGTGTGAgttataagagaaaaaaaaaaaaaagttataaggCATTTTACCAGATGCAGATTTGACACTCCGCAACTTTTTAGGGGTAAGGCTCCAAACGCGAACCGTGGAGTCTGCAAATCCTCCTGCTATGAGGCTGGAATCATCAGTAACATCCACTGCCGTCAGGCCCTGCATAGGTAAGGGGTGTATGGTTGCATTTATATGTCACTCATATTCAAGCACAAAACAAACTAAAAGACTGTATTCGTTTAACTAAGTCATGTCTAACTCAGTGTTGCAGTTTACATAGGGATGTCTGCCCTTAATGTCAATGGTTAATTGCTCCAACCAAGCTACTGACTGTTCTACTTGTGCTTCTAATGTATATCCTAAAATACAAAACGAAAAAGCATACACACAAGACGCTTCCAGTCTAAAACCACCATAAGTAGGTTGCCCTAAACGGGGTTTTCCCATCTCAGGTCAATTCActggttaaaaaacaaacaactaaCTGGAGCACATATAAGCAATACTTTCAGcttaacataccgtatatactcgagtataagccgagtttttcagcacgaaaaaagtgcttaaaaactaatgctcggcttatactcgagtgaatatGGCATTCGGCATTATTTAGTAGTTATACACTGTTGGGAAATACACTGATGGAGGGGGATAAAGGGACTAAGCGCTCCTCGCTCCCTGGCAGCTTTCTGGTAGGAGAGCGGTGGGTGAATACAGGCTGTAATGGCATTCGGCGAGCACGCCGCCCCCCCACCCACTGGTTACTCGCCTTTAACATCAAAGCGATTGCTACTGTCAATGCTAATAACCATAATTGTCCGTGCAGATGACATTAGGAACTTCTTTCCGGTAGGAGAGCGGTGGGTGAATACAGGCTGCGCCGCTGGCATTCATAATCATAATTGTCCGTGCAGATCTCTTTTCCGGTAGGAGAGCGGTGGGTGAATACAGGCTGCGCCGCTGGCATTCATAATCAGAATTGTCCGTGTAGATCTCTTTTCCGGTAGGAGAGCGGTGGGTGAATACAGGCTGCGCCGCTGGCATTCATAATCAGAATTGCCTGTGCAGATCTCTTTTCCGGTAGGAGAGCGGATACGCATACGCGTCCGCCCAAGTACTCGTGGGGGGCGGGGTTTCGGCACTCTGCTGCTTTCTGTGATCTTTGCACTCATCTGAAAACTCTCCAGCTCTCTCTGCACGGACAATTGTGATTATGAATGCCAGCGGCGCAGCCTGTATTCACCCACCACTCTCCTACCGGAAAAGAGATCTGCACGGACAATTATGATTATATGCATTGAAAGTAGCAACCGCTTTGCTGTTAAAGGCGAGTAACCAGTAGCAGTTCTCCATTTAGTTTGCTCAGCTGTAGGCCAAGGAAAAATGTAAATGGGATGGAGAGGGAACCAAGGAAATAAAATGATCCTTGTCTAGAACTCTAAGCTCAGTTCAGAAAATTAAGATGCTTACTACAGGGATATGTAGACCCAGTCCATACACTGTGATAACAGCACTCCGGTAGCATATTATTAGATCTTCCACTCCTACAGGGAAGTTCATTATTAGCCTTATAAGTGCCACTGGAGTTTTCATATGAGTGCATAGATCACATATCAGAGCCAGCtcttatatttgcattttaaggGGTTGGCCACATATAGTTACTGAATGCGCAGATCTGGTACCACTTTGTTCATCCACATttagggccaaattgggctgactTCATTACAATTGGATCATTTACTGGGCTTATGGAGACGCGTCAGCTAAGGACCACATTAGTGCAATGGTATAAAACACAGAGACAGTATTTTTGTTATGTATGTTAACTAGTAAGTTGGGATCCTGTTGATGGGTGCCAACTGCCCAGGATATCCTCTAGATGTAGATGATAGGATAAGCTTTGATTGGACAATTTgcttcctttattaattatttgattattgaaacttagcagaagtggctgcatttcccaccctaggcttatactcgagtcaataagtttttccagttttcttaggtaaaattaggtacctcggcttatattcggatcggcttatactcgagtatatacggtacatagcCCAGTGAGTAAGATATTAATGAGTCAAGACAAAATTGGGCACAAGGTACTGACCTGATAGGCATTAAGAAACGTGTAGAAACAAATGGAGGGCAGAGAGTCTTGGCCTAGCCTCACTCGTTTTGCAGTTTCTTTCATGATCATGATTTTATCAAGTTTGTCAGAGTCCTTTAGTTCTGGAAGTGGAATCCTAAAGATGAGTAGGCAAACAATTAATAAACCTTACTTTATTTGGATATGCCtgtaattttatataaatttcaGATAAACCGATGTTGCAGCTCACTTTTCTCTGGTAAGGTAAAAACCCACTATACCTGTTTTGTGGCGGAGCATTAGGATCCTGCTTCTTGCTTTTAGAGCCAACGTTATCTTTTTTAGGCTTTTTCTTTTTTGGCTTCCCTTCTTCATTCTCCACTTCTTCATCCTCGTCATCCAAAGGGACTTCTATTTCTGGCTCTTTCAGAAGCCCAAAAAATATCTAGAAGgttggttggaaaaaaaaaatatgtgaacaCACATTCTTGTGGGCATAATTTATTCTGCAAAGTCCTGTATTATTTATATTCATGGCAGCTTGCCATAAACAATTCCTCCTCAGGCCGAATTAGTATATAAAATGCTTTGGGAAAAATATTTCCACCAAAAATACTGGCATTTTATCAACACCTTGGGTACATCTCTAGATTACAAAGGCTAACAACCACCAATCTGCAGCCAAAATCCTTCTTCCATCTATGCATATACCTTTGCTTTGTTAGCTTCTCGTTTTGCTTCCCCAGACAGACTGCCCACCATAGCATCAATCTGTTGCTTGCTGCGCGGCATCCCATCAAAGATGTCAATGTACAAGTGCTCCTGAACGATGCTCCAGATCTGGTTGTTCTGCCGCTCCTGTAAATGCCTCTTCAGCAGCTGGTAGGAGTCACGAGATATTCGCAACACAAACTTGCTGGTGCGGAAGTCAAGGATGGTCTCGTTGCCCATCATGTGCCCTTTCTTCGAGAGGCTGGCTAGAATGCGCAGATCATCTTCATAATAGCATTCCTGATCTCCGTGAAACCTGCATTGCAAATGGAAGAATACAGTGTTTAAGAATTACATTTGTAGCAGAATTTTTTAAGGCATGGCAATCCAATGAATTCAGTCTGTGCTTGTCCTCCCATAAAAAAGCTTTGGAGCGACTCCTACCTAGCCCTCCACTTGCAGTTGGAGAGAAGCGTGCAAGGGTGGAGGGATTTCTTtacaactacagaggaagcagatcctgcagtCCCCCTTTTCCCCCcggtgtctgcttcctctattgttacaccagTGTGCATTTATCCGCctatatactataaatatattactTACTTTTCAAAAAATGATTTTGCCTTTTGTTCATGCTGATTGTATACTAGCTCAAGGTACATGTGTACAAAGAGTGGGTAGAAGAGTTGGGATAGTTCTGCCCGATGGCAGTCTAGCACAGACTCTATAAAGCGCTTCAGGCCACTGTAGTACTCCTCGTAGAGGGCCGGATCTCCTTGTTGGGTGTAAGCAGACAAAACTGCGCTGACATCTGGCTGGTCTTGAGGGCCGTTATTTAAAGTAACTgcaagaaaatacacattctgtatTACATAAATAGGTATTGGGACATGTCCACCCTTCATCACTCCTGATAGCGGTCAATGAAAATGACAGAGGTCCACCTGTCACTTCAAGTGGGTTCAATAAAGCactttatatttctgtatatgtatgtactaCTACCACATAAATGTCCTTGTTATTAGCCGAAAGGTAAAATCACATTAGTCACCTTCAGTCCCCAGTATGCTAGTTCAGTGGAACAAAGGCATATTGTAACTACTTTCACACTAGAGGCCACACATTAAAAGATCTGCTCGTATGGCAAGGTTGATATGCGCTCACCTTAAATGATACAATGACAGAAAGGCAGGCAGTCagggcgaggactgcatcaacgagccaatgtagCCCCCAGCTGGACAGGATTTTAAAGCAATGAATAtcaggcctgtgtatggccacccttagttAGTTGCAAGCCTCTAATCCATGGACACCAAGACAATCAAGAAGTGGCGGTCTGACCACTGCTGCCTCTCCCCTCAGCAAGAACAAGGGGGGTCAAAATATAACTGTCCATCTATCACTGCTCCTAATACTAATAAATGAAAACTACTGGACACACTGAGCAGTGATAGGTGGACCTTAGTAACCAAAAGACTTAGCCCGCCTGTCAAGGCTCTGCATCCATCACACGAGCtgctttacattttatattaccaGGAGCCCTAATGGTCTTCTGTCAGCGTAAATGGCACACTGGGGCCGCAAAACATTCTACATTTGTCAAAGAGTCCCATTTTACTTgcaattttttcactttttctccAAGGCTGCATTCATGTTTGTGGCAAAAACAGCAttaggttgtgttttttttttttctaaacaagcTTTACATTACAGAAGGACACAATTAtcttaaaaacataaaacagGCCTGAAAACATTATGGataatatatttgtttatgttttCAGACCTGGGGTCTGTATATAATGTAAACGTAGCCCCTGTCTGTCAATGTGAATGTAGGAATACAACAGCATAGAGAAGCTGAGAGTGTGGGTTAAATATCCCAGTTATGATGGGAACAAGGAGCAGTGGCTAGTGCAAGTTGAAGGCAAAATTCAGCTCAAGTAGCAGTTAAGGCAACAGCTCCCCTACAAGGCATAAAAACCAAAATATTTACCCCAAACCAGATTTGTCTACATAGTGTAGCCTGATTAATCTGTATACAGCACAGACATGCCACACAGCAATTGTACTTCATGCACAATCCCtgtgccagtggagcttacaatctaaggtccctgttcCAACAGTTGCCTGACAAGGGGCCCCTTGGAATGCAGTAAAGCTGgggctgtatggggggggtacaTAACTAAATGCAGTCCATGCTGCTGACCTCCAGCTGCTCAGAAGTTCCAATGTAATAGCAGGATACCCGTATCTGATGTATTATTAGATGTATATACTGATGTATATAGTGAATATCTTATTTCTGTTGCCCCCCCAGGGCCCCTGTGATACCGAAGCAAATGCCCTCCCTGCCCGACCCTAGACCCGGCTGTGCTCATGGAGCCGAATGGTGGGAGCCAGGTTCCGATGAGTGTAGATCGGTAGCAGTGTCGGTAGCAGTGTTGGGCACAGAGAGCTCACCTTTCCCCGCACAGGCAGAAGATGCGCTACTAGAAGCCGCACCGCCGGCAGAAGCCGAGATGTCCGATCCCGCCGCGCCGCTCACCCGGCTCAGCAAGGTCGTGTCGGCTCCATCCCCTGCCCCGG
The sequence above is a segment of the Xenopus tropicalis strain Nigerian chromosome 7, UCB_Xtro_10.0, whole genome shotgun sequence genome. Coding sequences within it:
- the taf5 gene encoding transcription initiation factor TFIID subunit 5 (The RefSeq protein has 1 substitution compared to this genomic sequence), with product MAAVPDEASVVVKAEPEVQDEAKPDISGCVDGNAQALGNGAPPSPSSPQAAPPVPPGVAAPPAAAAPAPGSDASDRQTLLAVLQYLKKRKLKDSADILLRESGLFDSDELLALTSLSPDRAGAGDGADTTLLSRVSGAAGSDISASAGGAASSSASSACAGKVTLNNGPQDQPDVSAVLSAYTQQGDPALYEEYYSGLKRFIESVLDCHRAELSQLFYPLFVHMYLELVYNQHEQKAKSFFEKFHGDQECYYEDDLRILASLSKKGHMMGNETILDFRTSKFVLRISRDSYQLLKRHLQERQNNQIWSIVQEHLYIDIFDGMPRSKQQIDAMVGSLSGEAKREANKAKIFFGLLKEPEIEVPLDDEDEEVENEEGKPKKKKPKKDNVGSKSKKQDPNAPPQNRIPLPELKDSDKLDKIMIMKETAKRVRLGQDSLPSICFYTFLNAYQGLTAVDVTDDSSLIAGGFADSTVRVWSLTPKKLRSVKSASDLSIIDKESDDVLERIMDEKSSSEMKVLYGHSGPVYATSFSPDRNYLLSSSEDGTIRLWSLQTFTCLVAYKGHNYPVWDTQFSPYGYYFVSGGHDRVARLWATDHYQPLRIFAGHLADVICTRFHPNSNYIATGSTDRTVRLWDVLNGNCVRIFTGHKGPIHSLAFTPNGKFLATGASDGRVLLWDIGHGLMVGELKGHTNTVYALRFSRDGEILSSVSMDNTVRLWDTVKAFEDLDTDDFTSSAGHINFHENSQDLLLGTFMTKSTPVIHLHFTRRNLLLAAGAYTPQ